Within the Tautonia marina genome, the region CCACGATCGAGCCGACCGCCGAGGAACGCCTCGAGCTGATGGCGATGCTGACGAATCGGGGCGTCACCTCTCGGATTGCCGTCGAGCTGGTTGAGCGATACCCGCCGGAGATGCTTCGCGCAAAGGTCGCTATTTTTGACTGGATGGCGGGGCAGGACGACAAGCGCCTGGCCAGGAATCCGGCGGGGTATCTGGTGGCCTCGATCCGAGACGATTACCAGGCTCCCGAGGGGTACATTCCCCCTGACGATGCGGAGGTACTCGCCCGGGCTGAGGCGTCGGTTGCTGAGGAAGAGCGTCGGCGTCGAGAGGCAGAAATTGAGGCCGATGAGCGACTTCGGGCAGAAGAAGCGGCCGAGGTTGCTCGCATTGCCGAACTTCGAACGCGATGGGACGCCCTGTCTTCGGCCGATCGAGAGGCCATCAAAGCTCAGGTCAAGGCGGCTCACCCCGGGCTTCGTCGTTCCCGGGTCGCGCTGGAACGCTTCTGCCTGGAAACACTTGACGCTCGACTCAACGGGCAAGGCCCTCCCGGTCAACCGTTCTTGTTTCCGGATGATGATGCCTGATCAGGCGTCATTCGTGGTCGTGATCAGGAGGCCATGCCGTGTCAGACGCGAAGGAAGAGACGTCGCTTGTAGAGGTACAGCAAGAAGAGCCATTGGACCAGCAGGGTCCCGATCGCGGTGGCCACGGGAAAGAAGTTGCCGGGAACCAGACGGTCTGAGAGCGTAATGACCCCTCCCAGAAAGAACCGCGCGATCTGATCGAAGTCGAGGAACCGCGGAACCACGTAGATGGTGATGGCGTTGACGCCGACGACCACCAGAACAAAGGACCATCGCCGCCACTTCAAGACGTCGATCAGGGTGTAAAAGGCGGCAAGCAGGATCAGGCTCCATCCTCCGGCAACGAGCACGAACGAACTTGTCCATAAATTTTTGATGATGGGAAACCACGCCCCCCAGAGGGTGCCGACGATTACGCTCAGGATGCCGGCCAGGAGCAGGCCGAGTGCCTTCTGCCAGGGGGAATGTTGCCTCGATCGCAGCCAGGCGCCGCTGAACGCGCCGATCAGGACTGTGGCGACGGCCGGGATCGTCGAGAGCAATCCCTCATTATCACCGAACCCGTAATACGGTTCGAGGATCTTCCCCGGCAGGTAGTGGCGATCGACCCATCCGGCAAGGTTTCCTTCCTTGGTGAAGTCGCCCGCCATCCCTCCCGGGGGAGCAACCCCAGCCAGCAAGGCCCAGTAGCCGAGCAAAATGGCCGCGCAGATGAGTATCTGGGTGCGAATGGAAGTGGACATCACGATCAACGCGGCGATCCCGTAGCAGAGGGCGATCCGTTGCAGGACCCCTGTGATCCGCAGATTGTCCCAGTCGAACTGCAACACACCGTTACAGAGCAGGCCGAGGGCGAACAGCAGGATCACCCGTCGTCCGATCCGACGAGAG harbors:
- a CDS encoding acyltransferase family protein — translated: MLDTQAPPATAPPPRSDRLLSIDALRGFDMLCIVGGDRLVLAWAAWSGSATASTLARQFEHVDWEGFRFYDLIFPLFLFLVGAVLPFSLSKAAEQGKGAVSRRIGRRVILLFALGLLCNGVLQFDWDNLRITGVLQRIALCYGIAALIVMSTSIRTQILICAAILLGYWALLAGVAPPGGMAGDFTKEGNLAGWVDRHYLPGKILEPYYGFGDNEGLLSTIPAVATVLIGAFSGAWLRSRQHSPWQKALGLLLAGILSVIVGTLWGAWFPIIKNLWTSSFVLVAGGWSLILLAAFYTLIDVLKWRRWSFVLVVVGVNAITIYVVPRFLDFDQIARFFLGGVITLSDRLVPGNFFPVATAIGTLLVQWLFLLYLYKRRLFLRV